Proteins from one Streptomyces genisteinicus genomic window:
- a CDS encoding serine/threonine-protein kinase, protein MQGEQESSSGLQGSGATPLTPGDPRRIGAFRLRGVLGSGGMGRVYLGTAEGRYAALKRVLPAFAEDEDFLRHFGHELDNLARLPGGVSAKLLASDRTARPPWFATEYLPGITLGEAVRLHGGALPSASLWRLLRDSSAGLRKVHKAKMVHRDLKPSNVMLTTGGAALIDFGVARAADQSRLTKTGMFVGTPAYMAPEQATTGKQLTGAADVFALGSLLSYAANGRPPFGDGSGLELLYRIVHEEPDTGDLAAAVPGLADIVNRCLAKDPADRPTAQELYDLAGDHTMPLTPTSPAPWPRQVAERIAERAAFAAKPPAEAFGPDPETDEDDEPAPVAAVVPPAAVPPPVPPPVPPPPPETETEKKPRKRRRRTMIIVVPIIVITGVGLSPLSPYNILDPDNGRGSSAQPSPTPSGAASSTPSPDGASPSPSPSGASPAGSASPSAGAPGGVPGDGGEGAGAGGSGGGRDPGTSGNGGNGSGGSGSSGGSGASGGSGGGQDPAPPPAPSTSGQLKNLAFGRCVAENSNPYSGSSSVMNSVCGEPGASGAKRYYTWTYQPVSATAFKLVGDTGKCLKSNTFYGLAVEACNGSEAQLWQVGARAGGGQTLKSSDGMCLAMTSNVGFAKAACDAGQKSQLWAG, encoded by the coding sequence ATGCAGGGGGAGCAGGAGAGCAGTTCAGGTTTGCAGGGCAGCGGGGCCACCCCGCTGACGCCGGGTGACCCGCGCCGCATCGGCGCGTTCCGGCTGCGCGGGGTGCTGGGCTCGGGCGGCATGGGGCGGGTGTACCTCGGTACGGCCGAGGGCCGGTACGCCGCGCTGAAGCGCGTGCTCCCGGCGTTCGCCGAGGACGAGGACTTCCTCCGCCACTTCGGCCACGAACTCGACAACCTCGCCCGCCTGCCCGGGGGCGTCAGCGCCAAGCTGCTGGCCTCCGACCGCACCGCCAGGCCCCCGTGGTTCGCCACGGAGTACCTCCCCGGCATCACCCTCGGCGAGGCGGTCCGGCTGCACGGGGGAGCGCTCCCGTCCGCGAGTCTGTGGCGGCTGCTCCGCGATTCGTCCGCCGGGCTGCGCAAGGTGCACAAGGCGAAGATGGTGCACCGCGACCTCAAGCCGTCCAACGTCATGCTGACGACCGGCGGTGCCGCGCTCATCGACTTCGGTGTGGCCCGCGCAGCCGACCAGAGCCGGCTGACCAAGACCGGCATGTTCGTCGGCACCCCGGCCTACATGGCCCCCGAACAGGCCACCACCGGGAAGCAGCTCACCGGCGCCGCCGACGTCTTCGCCCTCGGCAGCCTGCTGTCGTACGCGGCGAACGGGCGCCCGCCGTTCGGCGACGGCTCGGGACTCGAACTGCTCTACCGCATCGTGCACGAGGAGCCCGACACGGGCGACCTCGCGGCGGCCGTGCCCGGCCTGGCCGACATCGTCAACCGCTGCCTCGCCAAGGACCCGGCGGACCGGCCCACGGCGCAGGAGCTGTACGACCTGGCGGGCGACCACACCATGCCGCTGACGCCGACCTCCCCGGCCCCGTGGCCGCGCCAGGTCGCCGAACGCATCGCGGAGCGCGCGGCGTTCGCCGCGAAGCCGCCAGCCGAGGCGTTCGGCCCCGACCCCGAGACCGACGAGGACGACGAACCGGCCCCCGTGGCGGCCGTCGTCCCGCCCGCTGCCGTCCCGCCCCCGGTTCCGCCGCCGGTTCCGCCGCCGCCCCCGGAGACGGAGACGGAGAAGAAGCCGCGCAAGCGGCGCAGGCGTACGATGATCATCGTGGTGCCGATCATCGTGATCACCGGCGTGGGACTGAGCCCACTCTCCCCGTACAACATCCTGGACCCCGACAACGGCCGCGGCTCCTCGGCGCAGCCCTCACCCACGCCGTCCGGCGCCGCGTCCTCCACCCCGTCGCCCGACGGGGCCTCCCCCTCGCCCAGCCCGTCGGGAGCGTCACCGGCCGGGAGCGCGTCGCCGTCGGCCGGCGCCCCGGGCGGAGTGCCCGGAGACGGCGGGGAGGGCGCCGGAGCAGGCGGCTCCGGCGGCGGCCGGGACCCTGGCACCTCCGGCAACGGCGGCAACGGTTCCGGCGGATCGGGCTCCTCCGGCGGGTCCGGCGCCTCGGGCGGGTCCGGCGGCGGCCAGGACCCGGCGCCTCCCCCGGCGCCGTCCACCAGCGGGCAGCTGAAGAACCTCGCGTTCGGCCGGTGCGTCGCGGAGAACAGCAACCCCTACTCGGGCAGCTCCTCCGTCATGAACTCGGTGTGCGGCGAGCCGGGGGCCAGCGGCGCCAAGCGGTACTACACCTGGACCTACCAGCCGGTGTCGGCGACGGCGTTCAAGCTGGTCGGCGACACCGGCAAGTGCCTCAAGTCCAACACCTTCTACGGCCTCGCGGTCGAAGCCTGCAACGGCTCCGAGGCCCAGCTCTGGCAGGTCGGAGCGCGGGCGGGCGGCGGACAGACGCTGAAGAGCTCCGACGGCATGTGCCTCGCGATGACGAGCAACGTCGGATTCGCGAAGGCGGCCTGCGACGCGGGACAGAAGTCCCAGCTCTGGGCGGGCTGA
- a CDS encoding helix-turn-helix domain-containing protein, with protein sequence MPGPKDLDPSTSPRALLGAELRHARIKAGLTQDELGEPLFVSGSYIGQMEAGTRRILREHAVRLDDVLGTTDFFARNCEASGKSRYPDHFAEAAEAEAMAESIREYAPLLIPGLLQTEGYARAVFRAYQPTATEDVIDALVEARLDRARLLADPTRPLLWAVLDEAVLRRRVGSNAVMAEALRHLTDLARRHRILVQVLPFGAGAHASMGGALKLMSFADAPPLTYLEGPGTGQLEDSPASVTRHQLAYDLIGASALSPESSLALITSVAEDYAHDEQP encoded by the coding sequence ATGCCCGGACCGAAGGATCTCGACCCGTCCACCTCCCCGAGGGCCCTCCTCGGCGCCGAGCTCCGCCACGCCCGCATAAAGGCCGGCCTCACCCAGGACGAACTCGGCGAACCGCTGTTCGTCAGCGGGTCGTACATCGGCCAGATGGAGGCGGGCACCCGCCGCATCCTGCGCGAACACGCGGTCCGACTGGACGACGTGTTGGGCACGACGGACTTCTTCGCCCGCAACTGCGAGGCGTCCGGCAAGTCCCGCTATCCCGACCACTTCGCGGAGGCCGCGGAAGCGGAGGCGATGGCGGAGAGCATCCGCGAGTACGCGCCCCTGCTCATCCCGGGGCTGCTCCAGACGGAGGGGTACGCGCGAGCGGTGTTCCGCGCCTACCAGCCGACGGCCACGGAGGACGTCATCGACGCGCTCGTGGAGGCGAGGCTCGACCGGGCACGCCTCCTGGCAGATCCGACTCGGCCGCTGTTGTGGGCCGTGCTGGACGAGGCGGTACTGCGGCGACGAGTGGGCAGCAACGCCGTCATGGCGGAGGCACTGCGACACCTGACGGACCTCGCACGGCGCCACCGCATCCTCGTGCAGGTGCTTCCGTTCGGCGCGGGGGCGCACGCTTCCATGGGCGGTGCGCTCAAGTTGATGAGCTTCGCCGATGCACCCCCGCTGACCTACCTCGAAGGCCCAGGAACAGGCCAGCTGGAGGACTCTCCGGCCTCAGTCACCCGACATCAGTTGGCCTACGATCTGATCGGGGCCAGCGCGCTGTCGCCGGAATCATCCTTGGCCCTGATCACCTCAGTGGCAGAGGATTACGCGCATGACGAGCAGCCGTGA
- a CDS encoding DUF397 domain-containing protein — protein sequence MTSSREHSLTSVTWRKSSYSDGSGGNCVEVAAAWRKSSYSGGSGGDCLEVATAPHPHPIPVRDSKVPDGPRLHFSAAVWQTFLTGLKQP from the coding sequence ATGACGAGCAGCCGTGAGCACAGCCTCACTTCGGTGACCTGGCGCAAGTCCAGCTACAGCGATGGCAGCGGCGGCAACTGCGTCGAAGTCGCGGCAGCTTGGCGCAAGTCCAGCTACAGCGGCGGCAGCGGGGGCGACTGCCTCGAAGTCGCCACCGCCCCCCACCCCCACCCCATCCCCGTCCGGGACTCCAAGGTCCCCGACGGGCCCCGTCTCCACTTCTCCGCCGCCGTCTGGCAGACCTTCCTCACCGGGCTGAAGCAGCCGTAG
- a CDS encoding Uma2 family endonuclease, with translation MTRISAEHPQMSVEEFEEIERHAPDTVRLEFVNGKLEVKPVPDGDHGEIFMWLLEQCMRHRPDLRLYPDRGLVVEGYRRGRARPDGVLAPARHFAGHGEWSSPQGVVMVAEITSHDADTDRRDRVEKRDGYAQAGIPVYVLVDRDADSLVVHSRPEDGVYRLVEVHAYGTPALLPAPVGIPLDTEPLRDLSA, from the coding sequence ATGACCCGCATTTCCGCCGAGCACCCCCAGATGTCCGTCGAGGAGTTCGAGGAGATCGAGCGCCACGCGCCGGACACCGTGCGGCTCGAATTCGTCAACGGAAAGCTCGAGGTCAAGCCCGTGCCCGACGGCGACCACGGAGAGATCTTCATGTGGCTGCTGGAGCAGTGCATGCGCCACCGGCCGGACCTGCGGCTCTATCCCGACCGGGGCCTGGTCGTCGAGGGATACCGCAGAGGACGCGCGCGGCCCGACGGCGTCCTCGCCCCGGCACGCCACTTCGCCGGTCACGGCGAATGGTCCAGCCCCCAAGGGGTGGTCATGGTCGCCGAGATCACCTCCCACGACGCCGACACCGACCGCCGCGACCGCGTCGAGAAGCGCGACGGCTACGCGCAGGCGGGAATCCCCGTCTACGTTCTCGTCGACCGTGACGCGGACAGCCTCGTCGTCCACAGCCGGCCGGAGGACGGTGTCTACCGCCTCGTCGAGGTGCACGCGTACGGCACGCCCGCCCTCCTCCCCGCCCCCGTCGGCATCCCCCTCGACACCGAGCCCCTGAGGGACCTGTCCGCATGA
- a CDS encoding Uma2 family endonuclease codes for MTRISAEHPQMSVEDFEELAAKAPEGVKLELINGKLQVKPVPDQLHRAIVMWLLTQCMQQRPDTLLYPEQDLRVSAYRRGRAVADAVLAPVDHFVTHDGMWPEPAGVLMAVEVTSHDADTDRRDRVEKRDAYAQAGIPVHLLVDRDADRLVVHADPRDGIYRATHSHDYGDTVALPAPVGITLDTGKLKDYSG; via the coding sequence ATGACCCGCATTTCCGCCGAGCACCCCCAGATGTCCGTCGAGGACTTCGAAGAACTCGCCGCGAAGGCCCCCGAGGGGGTCAAGCTCGAACTGATCAACGGAAAGTTGCAGGTCAAGCCGGTGCCGGACCAGCTTCACCGGGCCATCGTGATGTGGCTGCTCACCCAGTGCATGCAGCAGCGGCCGGACACGCTCCTCTATCCCGAGCAGGATCTCCGCGTCTCCGCGTACCGCCGTGGGCGGGCCGTCGCGGACGCCGTTCTCGCGCCGGTCGACCACTTCGTGACGCACGACGGCATGTGGCCGGAGCCGGCCGGTGTCCTGATGGCCGTCGAGGTCACCTCCCACGACGCCGACACCGACCGCCGCGACCGCGTCGAGAAGCGCGACGCCTACGCCCAGGCCGGCATCCCCGTCCACCTCCTCGTCGACCGTGACGCCGACCGGCTCGTCGTGCACGCGGACCCGCGCGACGGGATCTACCGGGCGACCCACTCCCACGACTACGGGGACACCGTCGCCCTCCCCGCCCCCGTCGGCATCACCCTCGACACCGGAAAACTCAAGGACTACAGCGGCTGA